The following coding sequences lie in one Flagellimonas eckloniae genomic window:
- the arfB gene encoding alternative ribosome rescue aminoacyl-tRNA hydrolase ArfB: protein MNKEKIRKELKFKAIRSSGAGGQHVNKVSSKVELSYAIQSSEGLSMAEKERLSLKLSSRLTKEGMLVLQCDEARSQHKNKELVIKRFFVVLNKGLEVPKKRRPTKPSRSSIERRLKSKKRDANKKANRKKPDLD from the coding sequence TTGAACAAGGAAAAGATACGTAAAGAATTAAAATTCAAAGCAATTCGCAGCAGTGGTGCTGGTGGACAGCATGTAAATAAGGTTTCCTCCAAAGTTGAGTTATCCTATGCCATACAATCCTCTGAAGGTCTGTCCATGGCTGAAAAAGAAAGACTTTCCTTAAAACTAAGCTCTCGGTTAACCAAGGAAGGTATGCTTGTTCTGCAATGTGATGAAGCCCGCAGCCAACATAAAAACAAAGAACTTGTAATCAAACGATTTTTTGTGGTATTAAACAAAGGATTGGAGGTTCCTAAAAAGCGAAGGCCTACAAAGCCTTCTAGATCTTCCATTGAAAGGCGCTTAAAATCCAAAAAGAGAGATGCCAATAAAAAAGCCAATCGCAAGAAACCAGATTTGGATTAA
- a CDS encoding TolC family protein — translation MTLKIYLTTLALLISIIGSAQKVWTLEECIAFAVKNNLQVKNTDYSKDSSKETYRQSIRDLLPNVSGFSDSRYSSGLTEDPQTGVLVNNEFFSTSYSLNANIDLFQGFQKLNTIKASKFIYRATQEDVLQEKFLLAFRVMSAYYDIKFNEGLVANSLEQLEISQSNYDIVKKQVELGLMAKADLYEAESNLLGDHLLVTQNKNLLALSKLTLLQEMNLTDESDIELQTTLDPISNELTESVSLDSVYNVAKNFVPLVKGQDLRVKAAKKQLQATRGSLYPSISLIAGLSSRFSETNLDDNDMIIPFRDQIDENFSRFVGAQLSVPISLGWANHSRVKQQKIAYQQAQTNLDIQEQELFQLLQQLVQTNQALIAEYEQSNKRVQAQELAFTISQKRYEKGLINALELFQAKNLYGVAQNENLQVRLRLKVNKSTLDFYNGLPIFNIN, via the coding sequence ATGACCTTGAAAATATACCTTACAACACTTGCTTTATTGATTTCCATAATTGGATCTGCACAAAAGGTGTGGACATTGGAAGAATGCATCGCGTTTGCTGTGAAAAACAACTTACAAGTAAAAAATACCGACTACAGTAAAGATTCGAGCAAGGAAACATATAGACAATCTATTAGAGACTTATTGCCCAATGTATCCGGTTTTTCTGATTCTAGATACAGCTCTGGTCTTACAGAAGATCCACAGACAGGGGTGCTTGTAAACAATGAGTTCTTCAGCACTAGTTATAGTCTAAACGCAAATATTGACCTATTCCAGGGATTTCAAAAACTTAATACCATTAAAGCTTCCAAGTTTATTTATAGGGCCACCCAAGAGGATGTATTACAGGAAAAGTTTCTTTTGGCTTTTAGGGTGATGTCTGCTTATTATGATATAAAATTCAATGAGGGTTTGGTTGCAAACTCACTTGAACAACTGGAAATTTCACAATCCAACTATGATATTGTGAAAAAGCAGGTAGAATTGGGCTTAATGGCAAAAGCAGATTTATATGAAGCAGAATCGAACCTGTTGGGGGATCATCTTTTGGTTACACAGAACAAAAATTTATTGGCACTTTCCAAGCTTACACTACTTCAAGAAATGAATCTAACAGATGAAAGTGATATTGAGTTGCAGACCACATTGGACCCTATCTCCAATGAGTTGACCGAAAGTGTTTCATTGGACTCTGTTTATAATGTGGCCAAGAATTTTGTCCCGCTTGTTAAAGGGCAAGATTTAAGAGTAAAGGCCGCTAAAAAACAGCTGCAAGCTACAAGAGGCAGCTTATACCCATCTATCTCTTTAATTGCAGGTTTGAGCTCCAGATTTTCGGAAACGAATCTTGATGATAATGATATGATTATTCCTTTTAGGGATCAAATCGATGAAAACTTTTCTCGCTTTGTTGGAGCACAACTTAGTGTCCCTATTAGTTTGGGATGGGCCAATCACTCAAGGGTAAAGCAACAAAAAATAGCATATCAGCAAGCTCAGACCAATCTTGATATCCAAGAACAAGAGTTATTCCAATTATTGCAACAATTGGTTCAAACAAATCAAGCACTTATTGCAGAATATGAGCAAAGCAATAAAAGAGTACAAGCACAGGAATTGGCCTTCACCATCTCACAAAAACGATATGAAAAAGGCTTGATCAATGCTTTAGAGCTATTCCAGGCCAAAAATTTATACGGCGTAGCACAGAACGAAAACCTACAGGTAAGACTTCGGTTAAAGGTGAACAAGAGTACACTAGATTTCTATAACGGCTTGCCAATATTTAATATCAACTAA
- a CDS encoding 3-oxoacyl-ACP synthase, with protein sequence MIGEKEIKQQILEFCWNQINERTESLRKRSDALQESLNSETKSSAGDKHETGRAMVQLEQEKLGKQRVELEKTKMILSKVDIAKHSEKISLGSLVKTTTANYFIAISAGVFNKDNDAFFCISASSPIAKLLLGKEKGDAFSFNGNESGILEVV encoded by the coding sequence ATGATTGGTGAAAAAGAGATAAAACAACAGATTCTGGAATTTTGTTGGAACCAAATAAACGAGCGCACGGAAAGCTTAAGAAAAAGGAGTGATGCCTTACAAGAATCGCTTAATTCCGAGACCAAAAGCAGCGCTGGGGACAAACACGAAACGGGTAGGGCCATGGTTCAGTTGGAACAAGAAAAGCTTGGAAAACAGAGGGTTGAACTTGAAAAGACAAAAATGATTCTCTCTAAAGTTGACATTGCCAAACATTCTGAAAAAATTAGCTTGGGAAGTTTGGTAAAAACCACCACCGCAAATTATTTTATCGCAATTTCAGCTGGAGTATTCAATAAAGATAATGACGCGTTTTTTTGTATTTCTGCAAGCTCACCAATAGCAAAACTGCTGTTGGGAAAGGAAAAAGGAGATGCATTTTCATTCAATGGAAACGAGAGTGGCATTCTAGAAGTTGTGTAG
- a CDS encoding sigma-54-dependent transcriptional regulator, whose product MTEASILVIDDNKSVLSALEILLQFEYKSVQTLFNPNQISSFANMEKIDIVLLDMNFSAGVNTGNEGLYWLNEIKKKSPLTSVIMMTAYGAVDLAVKALKQGASDFVLKPWNNERLLTTVKSAYELRKSKQEIHKLKKQESNLKQVINEDKNFIIGNSRALTSVLNLVRKVAKTDVNVLITGENGTGKELIARELHRLSSRKDEVFIGVDMGSIAENLFESELFGHIKGSFTDAKEDRAGKFEAAHQGSLFLDEMGNLSLQMQAKLLSAIQNKSIVRVGSNKAVNVDIRLVCATNCNLEQMVVDGLFREDLLYRINTIHIEVPPLREREGDILILADFFLKRFANKYDKQGLRINNLAEEKLMEYSWPGNVRELQHTMERAVILSEGNVLKPTDFLLHAKPSQSFENGPATLDEMEQQMIFKALDQNDGNYSAAADQLGISRQTLYNKLKKKNK is encoded by the coding sequence ATGACCGAAGCCAGTATTTTAGTCATTGACGATAATAAAAGTGTGTTGAGCGCCTTGGAGATTCTGTTGCAGTTTGAATATAAGAGTGTCCAAACACTGTTTAACCCAAATCAGATTTCTTCTTTTGCAAACATGGAAAAGATTGATATTGTGCTTTTGGACATGAATTTTTCAGCAGGGGTGAATACCGGGAACGAAGGATTGTACTGGTTAAACGAAATTAAAAAGAAATCCCCGCTTACTTCAGTTATTATGATGACCGCCTATGGTGCGGTAGACTTAGCGGTTAAGGCATTGAAACAGGGAGCTTCTGATTTTGTTTTAAAACCTTGGAACAATGAGCGACTATTAACAACAGTGAAGTCGGCATATGAACTTAGAAAATCCAAACAGGAGATTCATAAATTAAAAAAGCAAGAGAGCAACCTAAAGCAGGTCATTAATGAAGACAAGAATTTTATAATAGGAAACTCCAGGGCTTTGACCTCAGTTTTAAACCTGGTCAGAAAAGTGGCCAAAACAGATGTAAATGTCCTAATAACTGGTGAAAATGGAACGGGAAAGGAACTTATAGCACGAGAATTGCATAGACTTTCATCACGAAAAGATGAAGTGTTTATTGGGGTTGATATGGGTTCTATTGCTGAAAACTTATTTGAAAGTGAACTTTTTGGCCACATAAAAGGTTCTTTTACAGACGCAAAAGAGGATCGTGCCGGAAAGTTTGAGGCTGCTCATCAAGGCAGCTTATTTTTAGATGAAATGGGAAACCTCTCTCTACAAATGCAAGCCAAATTGTTATCTGCCATTCAAAATAAGTCTATTGTAAGAGTGGGTTCCAATAAAGCGGTAAATGTAGATATTCGTTTGGTGTGCGCCACCAATTGCAATTTGGAACAAATGGTTGTTGATGGCCTTTTCAGGGAAGATCTTTTGTATAGAATTAATACCATACACATTGAAGTTCCCCCATTACGGGAACGAGAAGGCGATATTTTAATCTTAGCAGATTTTTTTCTGAAAAGGTTTGCCAATAAATATGACAAACAAGGACTTCGAATAAACAATTTGGCAGAAGAAAAACTGATGGAGTATTCATGGCCTGGCAATGTGAGGGAATTACAGCACACCATGGAACGGGCAGTTATTCTTTCAGAGGGTAATGTGCTCAAGCCCACAGACTTTTTATTACATGCAAAACCTTCCCAATCTTTTGAGAATGGACCTGCAACCTTAGATGAAATGGAGCAGCAAATGATTTTCAAGGCCCTAGACCAAAACGATGGAAATTATAGTGCCGCTGCCGATCAATTGGGTATTTCTCGGCAAACCCTATATAATAAACTGAAGAAAAAGAATAAATAA
- a CDS encoding sulfate/molybdate ABC transporter ATP-binding protein, whose product MLKVHIDSFSYQDQLVLEDIRFQVAKGEHIALMGESGSGKSTLLKIIYGLLHVENGSIFWGEKEALGPNFNLVPGESYMKYLSQDFDLMPYTTVEENIGQYLSVFQIETHQQRTQELLGLIQLEAFAKTKVKNLSGGQQQRVALARVLAQEPEVLLLDEPFGHIDNFKRNSLRRNLFPYLKEKGITVLTASHDPNDVLPYAERTLILEKGKIIVNQKTKKLYKTPPNYYTASLFGEVNKIPVKLLKSYAKIDRSVLIYPHEFQISDESGLKVCVKNSFFKGSHFLNEATVNEETVLYFNSTKRLKEGDIVFLNVSLETINTRLQIEQGKDT is encoded by the coding sequence ATGCTAAAAGTTCATATTGATTCCTTCAGTTATCAAGATCAGCTTGTGTTGGAAGATATCCGCTTTCAAGTAGCTAAAGGAGAGCATATAGCCTTGATGGGAGAGAGTGGCTCTGGGAAAAGTACCTTACTGAAAATTATCTATGGCCTTTTGCATGTTGAAAATGGTTCTATTTTTTGGGGTGAAAAAGAAGCGTTGGGCCCAAATTTCAATTTAGTTCCAGGCGAATCCTACATGAAATACCTTTCGCAAGATTTTGATTTGATGCCCTATACTACGGTGGAAGAAAATATTGGGCAATATTTATCTGTATTTCAGATTGAAACCCATCAACAACGAACACAAGAGCTTTTAGGCCTTATTCAACTTGAGGCTTTTGCAAAAACAAAGGTGAAAAATTTGAGTGGTGGACAACAACAACGCGTGGCCTTGGCAAGAGTTTTGGCCCAAGAACCTGAAGTACTTTTACTCGACGAGCCCTTTGGACATATAGATAATTTCAAAAGAAACTCTCTAAGGAGAAACCTGTTTCCTTACTTAAAAGAAAAAGGCATAACGGTTCTTACGGCCAGCCATGACCCAAATGATGTTTTGCCTTATGCAGAACGCACTCTTATTTTAGAAAAAGGCAAAATCATTGTCAACCAAAAAACCAAAAAACTATACAAAACCCCACCAAATTACTATACTGCTTCGCTTTTTGGTGAAGTGAACAAAATTCCCGTCAAACTTTTGAAGTCCTATGCCAAAATTGATAGATCTGTTCTAATTTATCCACATGAGTTTCAAATTTCGGATGAATCCGGATTAAAAGTATGCGTCAAAAATTCTTTTTTTAAGGGAAGTCACTTTTTAAATGAAGCTACGGTAAATGAGGAAACCGTATTGTATTTCAACAGTACAAAAAGACTAAAAGAAGGAGACATCGTCTTCCTTAATGTATCTTTGGAGACTATCAATACCCGCCTTCAAATTGAACAAGGAAAAGATACGTAA
- a CDS encoding sensor histidine kinase, with product MASRNFYIQLIFRVLFIALTALVFAFALVKTWYFTLAFSICFFVAQVYSLINFINSTNRKIAYFFDAIRNEDFTLRFPEKVSIKSFKELNQSLNRVNGLIQEVHLQLQIREQYYQEILKQASIGIMTFNEKGHILFSNPTLEKLLNYTPLNHIKQLTQVDENLYETFKSFRPFERKLFQLTNEREQVQLALKSTPITLDGKSLLLVVVQDINEELDEKETESWVRLIRVLTHEIMNTITPIASISDSIIKYYKNNGEIVSSKELDESQIKNTLKGLEVIKEQGGNLMDFVQSYRSLLNVPEPNQTIVKGKNLLEKIDVLMSTRLGEEQSTFYVTCQPEELEFFIDEKQITQVLINLCKNALQSIKEIEGGQVHMVAGIQNDGVKYIEIKDNGPGIPTDLIDEIFVPFFTTKNEGTGIGLSLSRQVMQLHGGSLKVRSIPNKETIFRLTFA from the coding sequence ATGGCGAGTCGTAATTTTTACATACAGCTAATATTCAGGGTTCTTTTTATAGCCTTGACTGCTCTGGTTTTTGCTTTTGCTTTGGTAAAAACATGGTATTTTACCTTGGCCTTTTCTATTTGTTTCTTTGTTGCACAAGTTTATTCTTTAATCAATTTTATAAATAGCACCAATCGTAAAATCGCTTATTTTTTTGATGCAATCCGTAATGAGGATTTTACACTCCGGTTTCCCGAAAAGGTATCCATTAAGTCCTTTAAAGAACTTAATCAAAGCCTCAATAGGGTAAACGGGCTCATTCAAGAAGTTCATTTGCAATTACAGATAAGGGAGCAGTATTATCAGGAAATCCTTAAGCAAGCAAGCATAGGGATTATGACTTTTAATGAAAAAGGGCACATACTATTTTCGAACCCTACATTGGAAAAACTGTTGAATTATACCCCGCTAAACCACATTAAGCAACTAACCCAAGTTGATGAAAACCTGTATGAAACCTTTAAATCTTTTCGCCCTTTTGAAAGAAAGCTGTTCCAACTGACCAATGAACGGGAACAAGTGCAACTGGCTCTTAAATCCACTCCTATAACTTTAGATGGCAAGTCACTTTTGTTGGTTGTTGTTCAGGATATCAATGAAGAACTGGACGAAAAGGAAACCGAGTCTTGGGTGCGCCTTATACGGGTGCTGACCCATGAAATTATGAATACCATTACTCCAATTGCCTCAATTTCTGACTCAATTATCAAATATTATAAGAACAACGGAGAGATTGTTTCTTCCAAGGAGTTGGATGAAAGTCAGATAAAAAATACACTAAAAGGACTTGAGGTAATTAAGGAACAAGGTGGAAACCTAATGGATTTTGTCCAATCCTACAGAAGTTTGTTAAATGTTCCTGAACCAAATCAAACTATTGTAAAAGGAAAAAACCTTTTGGAAAAGATTGATGTTTTAATGTCGACGAGACTGGGAGAAGAGCAATCAACATTTTATGTAACATGCCAACCAGAGGAGTTGGAGTTTTTTATTGACGAAAAACAAATTACCCAAGTTTTAATCAATCTCTGCAAGAATGCACTGCAGTCCATAAAAGAAATTGAAGGTGGCCAAGTACATATGGTGGCGGGAATACAAAATGATGGGGTAAAATATATTGAGATAAAAGATAATGGCCCGGGCATTCCAACAGATCTTATCGATGAGATTTTTGTTCCCTTCTTTACTACCAAAAATGAGGGCACGGGAATTGGACTAAGTCTTTCCAGGCAGGTAATGCAGTTACACGGAGGTAGTTTAAAAGTTAGATCTATTCCCAATAAAGAAACCATTTTCAGATTAACCTTTGCGTGA